A section of the Triticum dicoccoides isolate Atlit2015 ecotype Zavitan chromosome 7A, WEW_v2.0, whole genome shotgun sequence genome encodes:
- the LOC119327329 gene encoding peroxidase 1-like: MALLVLSASSAAVAQLNIGFYRKTCPDTEKIVRQEMAKIITSAPSLAGPLLRLHFHDCFVRGCDTSVLLASTDDNVAEKDAKPNKSPRGSGSVERLAKGPFWPVVLGRRDDRVSSATEASSELPPASGDVPLLAKIFASKGLDLKDLVVLSGAHTLGTVHCPSFADRLYNNTGENALVDPSLDSEYADKLRIKCKSVDDHTMMSEMDPGSFKTFDTSYYRHVAKRRGLFRSYAALLFGATTKDYVQCIATGKFHGEFFRDFSESMIKMGDVGVLTGTKGEIRKKCYAPN; this comes from the exons ATGGCCCTGCTGGTTCTTTCAGCTAGCTCGGCAGCGGTGGCTCAACTGAATATCGGCTTCTACAGAAAGACATGCCCCGACACCGAGAAGATCGTCCGCCAGGAGATGGCCAAGATCATCACCTCCGCGCCCAGCCTCGCCGGTCCGCTCCTCCGTCTCCATTTCCACGACTGCTTCGTCAGG GGTTGTGACACCTCTGTCCTGCTCGCATCCACCGACGACAACGTGGCGGAGAAGGACGccaagccgaacaagagcccgcGAGGGTCCGGCTCCGTGGAGCG TTTGGCAAAGGGACCCTTCTGGCCAGTGGTGCTGGGCAGACGAGACGACAGGGTGTCAAGCGCCACGGAGGCCAGCAGCGAGCTGCCCCCGGCCTCCGGCGACGTCCCCCTGCTCGCCAAGATCTTTGCCTCCAAGGGCCTCGACCTCAAGGACCTTGTCGTCCTCTCCGGCGCCCACACGCTCGGCACGGTGCACTGCCCGTCTTTTGCCGACCGGCTCTACAACAACACTGGCGAGAATGCCCTCGTCGACCCATCTCTGGACAGCGAGTACGCCGACAAGCTGAGGATCAAGTGCAAGAGCGTTGATGACCACACTATGATGTCAGAGATGGACCCGGGGAGCTTCAAGACCTTTGACACCAGTTACTACCGCCACGTCGCCAAGCGGAGGGGCCTCTTCCGCTCCTACGCCGCGCTCCTCTTCGGCGCCACCACCAAGGACTACGTGCAGTGCATCGCCACGGGCAAGTTCCACGGTGAGTTCTTCAGGGACTTCAGCGAGTCCATGATCAAGATGGGCGACGTTGGCGTGCTCACCGGGACCAAGGGAGAGATCAGGAAGAAATGCTACGCCCCCAACTAG